The following proteins are co-located in the Fimbriiglobus ruber genome:
- a CDS encoding Flp family type IVb pilin yields the protein MKLVKNVVEFLKKEDGPTAVEYAVMLALIVVVCIAAITAIGTNANSTFSAVGSTLQPTAS from the coding sequence ATGAAATTGGTCAAAAACGTCGTCGAGTTTCTGAAGAAGGAAGACGGCCCGACCGCGGTCGAATACGCGGTCATGCTGGCCCTCATCGTCGTCGTTTGCATCGCGGCCATCACCGCGATCGGGACGAATGCGAACAGCACCTTCTCGGCCGTCGGCTCGACCCTCCAACCGACCGCAAGTTGA
- a CDS encoding Flp family type IVb pilin — protein sequence MKLVKNVVEFLKKEDGPTAVEYAVMLALIVVVCIAAITAIGTNANSTFSAVGSTIKPVTAS from the coding sequence ATGAAATTGGTCAAAAACGTCGTCGAGTTTCTGAAGAAGGAAGACGGCCCGACCGCGGTCGAATACGCGGTCATGCTGGCCCTCATCGTCGTCGTCTGCATCGCGGCCATCACCGCGATCGGGACGAACGCGAACAGCACCTTCTCGGCCGTCGGCTCGACCATCAAGCCCGTCACCGCGAGCTGA
- the uvrA gene encoding excinuclease ABC subunit UvrA, with product MDSQNIVVRGAREHNLRNVNLELPRNKLIVFTGVSGSGKSSLAFDTLYAEGQRRYVESLSNYARQFLGQLPKPEVEYIGGLSPAISIQQKTAGRNPRSTVGTVTEVSDFLRVLFARVGQGYCPNCQRPITAQTREQIIARILALPDQTRFSILAPVVRGQKGEFKDFFADMVKRGYVRARVDGQIVRMTDDLKLDKKIKHHIEVVVDRLKLEGTGAKGDAAGGKLRPRIAEAVEQALALAEGAVIIAVEADTPTEKGAPARTKGTAAQPTDLLLSAHYACTHCNISYEPPSPQLFSFNSPHGMCPACDGLGTQYTFDPDLLIPDPKLSLFDGAIPLVGALKSMGKWRRHVYEGVAKSLDIDLKAPWRSLPDDHQNLLLHGSGDAHIVWEWKQRGGKVWKHSGKWEGIVPQLVSQFKKAAGGPRRMQLEKYMRVVRCPVCAGQRLNAQARAVRVGDKTLVEVGHMSVGDLLPWFDTFEKHLTPLQRTIAGELLKEIRARLGFLLNVGLHYLSLDRSAPTLSGGEAQRIRLAGQIGSGLVGVLYILDEPSIGLHPRDNIRLLRSLERLRDMGNTVLVVEHDEDTMRAADYLVDFGPGPGIRGGEIVAAGTPAEVFANPASVTGQYLTGVKTIAIPAKRRPPTDKTLRIIGARHNNLKNVTVDVPLGAFVCVTGVSGSGKSSLVNDILREALGAAVKASGGRSGDEATVVEDDAEEAALHEVGAHDRIEGAEHVDKVIDIDQTAIGRTPRSNPATYIKVFDEIRSLFAEMSDAKVRGYQPGRFSFNRPGGRCEACEGNGSNRLEMDFLADVWVTCPVCDGRRFNHETLQVKYRGKSITDVLELEVAQALDHFEHVPKIRAMLQTLHDVGLDYIKLGQPSPTLSGGEAQRVKLAKELCRRGTGKTLYILDEPTTGLHFEDIRKLLEVLHGFVEQGNTVLVIEHNLDVIKTADWLIDMGPDGGSGGGIVVATGTPEQVAKCKESYTGQALVPILFPKKVAKKTAKTDKAKKVPAGAEYITHLEVQGANQHNLKNVSARIPREQMTVFCGPSGSGKSSLAMDTIYAEGQRRYVESLSSYARQFLGQVQKPRVEHVTGLSPAVAIEQKTTSKSPRSTVGTITEIYDYLRILYARVGVRHCPYCNVPMGTQTKDQITAKILSLPEGTKLYIMAPMERKGQEKYETLWDEIRRAGYVRMRVNGKSYALDEAPAIDHRRKHAVEVVVDRNVVRPNSRTRIAEAVEQALGLGRGVVHIAYVDNDKDETQWRVERYSQHLACSSCGRSYETLNAHNYSFNSPLGWCPTCEGLGFQRGANANLLIRDPALSVRAGAIAAWPPLEAGGAFLTFAGALAKHVGFSLDTPYKDLDPAHQRAILHGTGDDYIPLAQSAKGTLPTKFQYKGLFPTIDEASRVSFVYRMRLDHLVDEVPCSACHGSRLRTDAAATRFENLTLGELCHQPLGQTKQLFGSLKLEEHDREIVGEVSREIVNRLTFLVDVGLDYLSLDRKGPTLSGGEAQRIRLASQIGSGLTGVLYVLDEPTIGLHPRDNARLLTALHRLRDLGNTLILVEHDREVIASADYLLDFGPGAGDKGGEITADGTPKQIERSKTSLTGQYLSGRLAIPVPTNRRVAGGGYAGAEPTEQEVVALSPQGTALSIIGARQHNLQNVDVHIPLGVMVAVTGVSGSGKSSLVNEVLYNTLARKLHRAQTPGAAHDEVRGLEHVDKIINVDQDPIGNAPSSNPATYTGVFDLIRELFARLPESKVRGYQPRRFSFNQKGGRCEACEGNGQKKIEMHFLPDVWVECDVCHGSRYNPETLVVQYHGRSIADVLNMRVGEALELFGNIPKIRVILQTLTDVGLGYMALGQPAPTMSGGEAQRVKLAAELARPSTGRTLYLLDEPTTGLHFDDVRKLLDVLHRLADLGNTVVVVEHNLDVIKTADWIIDMGPEAGTGGGRVVAQGTPEDVVSRSKDATGDGTSHTARILAGVLAAGPRAERERFDPKAALAAKVGDIDISQVGKDAKLPWEVDGQRWHTRDRITTRGAACKWDGEALSWAVEQVEALGGFSPTNWNSRSVVEIVAETKSQGWFLHGMTGHEGYLSLVFRVSRNTFKQAELTTRLALKLLSDIPGLENYNRDKRVEVSQQNRGLWQEVVITVVKKDEIDTAVFRAFLKQAADSFRGHLTKMKTSVEDVMPWKQNGEQWHLGPKGFPPGKSAKWDTTILPRMLAVVREIEPDILIKWDTRDAILLYSPGISHSWARWKTKEADVLDCRFVGKPGQFNLGRLEGIGRDPSLTRDRADGSEVLTVKFATADHIRGGALKKLLAEHLAGFREAFENKAD from the coding sequence ATGGATAGTCAGAATATCGTCGTGCGCGGCGCGCGCGAACACAATCTTCGCAACGTTAATCTCGAACTCCCGCGAAACAAGCTTATCGTCTTTACCGGAGTCAGCGGCTCCGGGAAGAGTTCCCTGGCGTTCGACACGTTGTACGCCGAGGGCCAGCGGCGGTACGTCGAAAGCCTCTCGAACTACGCCCGCCAGTTCTTGGGCCAGCTGCCGAAGCCGGAAGTGGAATATATTGGCGGCCTGTCCCCTGCCATCAGCATTCAGCAGAAGACTGCGGGGCGGAACCCACGTTCCACGGTCGGCACCGTGACCGAGGTGTCGGACTTTCTGCGCGTGCTGTTCGCGCGGGTCGGCCAGGGGTACTGCCCGAACTGCCAGCGGCCGATTACCGCCCAGACGCGCGAACAGATCATTGCTCGTATTCTCGCCCTGCCCGACCAGACGCGGTTCTCGATCCTCGCACCCGTCGTCCGCGGCCAGAAGGGAGAATTCAAGGACTTCTTCGCCGACATGGTGAAGCGCGGGTACGTCCGCGCGCGGGTCGACGGCCAGATCGTTCGCATGACAGATGATCTGAAGCTGGACAAGAAGATCAAGCACCACATCGAAGTCGTCGTCGACCGATTGAAACTGGAAGGCACCGGGGCCAAGGGCGACGCGGCCGGCGGCAAGCTCCGCCCCCGGATCGCGGAAGCGGTCGAACAGGCGCTAGCGCTGGCCGAAGGTGCGGTCATCATCGCCGTCGAGGCCGATACGCCCACCGAGAAGGGAGCACCGGCCCGAACCAAGGGCACGGCCGCCCAACCCACCGACCTCCTGCTCTCGGCGCACTACGCCTGTACCCATTGCAACATCAGCTACGAGCCCCCTTCCCCACAACTCTTCTCGTTCAACAGCCCGCACGGCATGTGCCCCGCCTGTGACGGGCTTGGCACGCAATACACGTTCGATCCCGACCTGCTGATCCCCGACCCAAAGCTGAGCCTGTTCGACGGCGCGATCCCGCTCGTCGGGGCGCTCAAGTCGATGGGCAAGTGGCGGCGGCACGTCTACGAGGGCGTGGCGAAATCGCTCGACATCGACCTCAAGGCGCCGTGGCGGTCGTTGCCCGACGACCACCAGAACCTGTTACTACACGGCAGCGGCGACGCCCACATCGTCTGGGAATGGAAGCAGCGCGGCGGGAAGGTGTGGAAACACAGCGGGAAGTGGGAGGGAATTGTTCCCCAACTTGTGTCGCAATTCAAGAAAGCCGCCGGCGGCCCGCGGCGGATGCAACTCGAAAAGTACATGCGCGTCGTCCGCTGCCCGGTTTGCGCGGGGCAACGGCTAAACGCGCAAGCCCGCGCCGTCCGCGTCGGCGACAAGACACTGGTCGAAGTCGGGCACATGTCGGTGGGCGATCTTCTGCCCTGGTTCGACACGTTCGAGAAACACCTGACGCCACTTCAGCGAACCATCGCCGGCGAGTTACTGAAGGAGATCCGCGCCCGCCTCGGCTTCCTTTTGAACGTCGGCCTGCACTATCTGAGCCTCGACCGATCCGCGCCCACTCTTTCAGGTGGCGAGGCCCAGCGCATCCGACTGGCGGGGCAGATCGGCTCCGGCCTGGTCGGCGTCCTCTACATTCTCGACGAGCCGAGCATCGGCCTGCACCCGCGCGACAATATTCGCCTGCTCCGGAGCCTCGAACGCCTCCGGGACATGGGCAACACCGTCTTGGTCGTGGAACACGACGAGGACACTATGCGGGCGGCCGACTACCTCGTCGACTTCGGCCCCGGCCCCGGCATCCGCGGCGGCGAGATCGTGGCCGCGGGGACGCCGGCGGAAGTGTTCGCGAACCCGGCCAGCGTGACCGGCCAATACCTCACGGGCGTGAAGACGATCGCGATTCCCGCGAAACGTCGCCCGCCTACCGACAAGACACTCCGAATCATCGGTGCGCGGCACAACAACCTGAAGAACGTGACGGTGGACGTGCCGCTCGGGGCGTTCGTGTGCGTGACCGGGGTGAGCGGGTCCGGAAAGAGTTCGCTGGTCAACGACATCCTCCGCGAAGCGCTCGGCGCGGCCGTCAAGGCGTCCGGCGGCCGCTCCGGGGACGAGGCCACGGTGGTGGAGGACGATGCCGAAGAGGCCGCGCTGCACGAGGTCGGTGCACACGACCGGATCGAGGGGGCGGAACACGTCGATAAGGTCATCGACATCGACCAGACGGCGATCGGCCGGACGCCGCGGTCGAACCCGGCCACGTACATCAAGGTGTTCGACGAGATCCGCTCGCTGTTCGCCGAGATGTCGGACGCGAAAGTTCGCGGCTACCAGCCCGGCCGGTTCAGCTTCAACCGCCCCGGCGGTCGCTGCGAGGCGTGCGAGGGGAACGGGTCGAACCGCCTCGAAATGGACTTCCTCGCGGACGTCTGGGTGACCTGCCCCGTCTGCGACGGCCGCCGGTTCAACCACGAGACGCTGCAAGTCAAATACCGCGGCAAATCGATCACGGACGTTCTCGAACTCGAAGTCGCGCAGGCGCTCGACCACTTTGAACACGTCCCGAAAATCCGCGCGATGCTGCAGACGCTTCACGACGTCGGCCTGGACTACATCAAGCTCGGCCAGCCCTCCCCGACCCTCTCGGGCGGCGAGGCCCAGCGCGTGAAACTCGCGAAAGAACTCTGCCGCCGCGGGACCGGGAAGACGCTTTACATCCTGGACGAGCCGACCACCGGCCTCCACTTCGAGGACATCCGCAAGCTGCTCGAAGTGCTGCACGGCTTCGTCGAGCAGGGCAACACAGTCCTCGTCATCGAACACAACCTGGACGTCATCAAGACCGCGGACTGGCTCATCGACATGGGGCCGGACGGCGGGTCGGGCGGCGGTATCGTGGTCGCGACGGGAACGCCGGAACAGGTCGCAAAGTGTAAAGAGTCGTACACGGGGCAGGCACTCGTTCCGATCCTCTTTCCCAAGAAGGTCGCGAAGAAAACCGCCAAGACGGACAAGGCAAAGAAAGTGCCCGCCGGGGCCGAATACATCACGCACCTGGAAGTCCAGGGCGCGAACCAACACAACTTGAAGAACGTCAGCGCCCGCATCCCGCGCGAGCAGATGACCGTGTTTTGCGGGCCAAGCGGGTCCGGGAAGTCGTCGCTGGCGATGGACACGATCTACGCCGAGGGCCAGCGGCGGTATGTCGAATCGCTGTCGAGTTACGCCCGTCAGTTCCTCGGCCAGGTCCAAAAGCCGCGGGTGGAACACGTCACCGGGCTCTCCCCGGCCGTCGCGATCGAGCAGAAGACGACGAGCAAGAGCCCCCGCTCGACGGTCGGCACGATCACCGAGATTTACGACTACCTCCGCATCCTCTACGCCCGCGTCGGCGTGCGGCACTGCCCATATTGCAACGTCCCGATGGGCACCCAGACGAAAGACCAGATCACGGCCAAGATTCTGTCGCTACCCGAGGGCACAAAGCTCTACATCATGGCCCCGATGGAACGAAAGGGGCAGGAAAAGTACGAGACGCTGTGGGACGAGATCCGCCGGGCCGGGTACGTCCGCATGCGGGTCAACGGCAAGTCGTACGCCCTCGACGAAGCGCCCGCGATCGACCACCGGCGGAAGCACGCGGTCGAAGTCGTCGTGGACCGCAACGTCGTCCGCCCGAACTCGCGGACGCGAATCGCGGAGGCGGTCGAACAGGCTCTCGGCCTCGGCCGCGGCGTCGTTCACATCGCTTACGTGGACAACGATAAGGACGAGACGCAGTGGCGTGTCGAGCGGTATTCGCAGCACCTGGCCTGCTCGTCGTGCGGCCGGAGTTACGAGACGCTCAACGCCCACAACTACTCGTTTAACAGCCCACTCGGCTGGTGCCCGACCTGCGAAGGGCTCGGCTTCCAGCGCGGGGCGAACGCGAACCTGCTCATCCGCGACCCCGCCCTCTCGGTTCGCGCCGGGGCCATCGCCGCGTGGCCGCCGCTCGAAGCGGGCGGCGCGTTCCTGACGTTCGCCGGCGCCCTGGCGAAGCACGTCGGCTTCTCGCTCGACACGCCGTACAAGGATCTCGACCCGGCCCACCAACGGGCCATCCTGCACGGCACCGGCGACGATTACATTCCGCTCGCCCAGTCGGCGAAAGGAACTCTGCCCACCAAGTTCCAGTACAAGGGGCTATTCCCGACCATCGACGAAGCCTCCCGCGTGAGCTTCGTTTACCGGATGCGGCTCGACCACCTGGTGGACGAAGTCCCCTGCTCTGCTTGCCACGGGTCGAGACTCCGCACGGACGCGGCCGCCACCCGGTTCGAGAACCTGACCCTGGGCGAACTCTGCCATCAGCCCCTCGGCCAAACCAAGCAACTCTTCGGTTCGTTGAAACTCGAAGAACACGACCGCGAGATCGTCGGCGAGGTGAGCCGGGAGATCGTGAACCGGCTCACCTTCCTGGTGGACGTCGGTCTCGATTACCTGAGCCTCGACCGCAAGGGACCGACGCTCTCGGGCGGCGAGGCCCAACGCATTCGCTTGGCCTCCCAGATCGGAAGCGGGCTAACCGGCGTACTGTACGTGCTGGACGAGCCGACGATCGGCCTGCACCCGCGCGACAACGCCCGCCTGCTCACCGCCCTGCACCGCCTCCGCGACCTCGGCAACACCCTCATACTGGTCGAACACGACCGCGAGGTGATCGCGTCCGCCGACTACCTCCTCGATTTCGGCCCCGGCGCCGGCGACAAGGGCGGCGAAATCACGGCCGACGGCACGCCGAAGCAAATCGAGCGATCGAAGACGTCGCTGACGGGTCAGTACCTGTCGGGCCGGCTGGCGATCCCGGTCCCCACCAACCGCCGGGTCGCGGGGGGCGGATACGCGGGGGCCGAACCGACCGAGCAGGAAGTGGTCGCCCTGAGCCCGCAGGGAACGGCGCTGAGCATCATCGGCGCGCGGCAGCACAACTTGCAGAACGTCGACGTTCACATCCCGCTCGGCGTCATGGTCGCCGTCACCGGCGTCAGCGGGTCGGGCAAAAGTTCGCTCGTGAACGAAGTGCTTTACAACACGCTCGCGCGGAAACTCCACCGCGCCCAGACGCCCGGCGCGGCCCACGACGAAGTGCGCGGACTGGAACACGTCGACAAGATCATCAACGTCGACCAGGACCCGATCGGCAACGCGCCGTCCTCGAACCCGGCGACGTACACGGGCGTCTTCGATCTCATCCGCGAACTGTTCGCCCGGCTGCCCGAGTCGAAGGTCCGCGGGTACCAGCCCCGGCGGTTCAGCTTCAACCAGAAGGGCGGCCGCTGCGAGGCGTGCGAGGGGAACGGACAGAAGAAAATCGAGATGCACTTCCTGCCGGACGTCTGGGTCGAGTGCGACGTCTGCCACGGCAGCCGGTACAACCCGGAAACCCTCGTCGTCCAGTATCACGGCCGGTCGATCGCCGACGTGTTGAACATGCGGGTGGGCGAGGCGCTGGAACTGTTCGGGAACATCCCGAAGATTCGCGTCATTCTCCAAACCCTGACCGACGTCGGCCTCGGCTACATGGCCCTCGGCCAGCCCGCCCCGACCATGTCCGGCGGCGAGGCTCAGCGGGTCAAGCTGGCCGCGGAACTCGCGCGGCCGAGTACCGGTCGCACGCTTTACTTGCTGGACGAGCCGACCACCGGCCTGCACTTCGACGACGTGCGCAAGTTGCTCGACGTCCTCCACCGCCTCGCCGACCTGGGCAACACGGTCGTCGTCGTCGAACACAACCTGGATGTCATCAAGACGGCCGACTGGATCATCGACATGGGCCCGGAGGCCGGGACCGGCGGCGGCCGCGTGGTCGCGCAGGGGACGCCGGAAGACGTGGTGAGTCGGTCGAAGGACGCGACGGGCGACGGCACCTCGCACACGGCGCGGATCCTCGCGGGCGTTCTCGCCGCCGGGCCGCGCGCCGAGCGCGAGCGGTTCGATCCGAAGGCCGCCCTCGCGGCCAAGGTCGGGGACATCGACATCAGCCAGGTCGGCAAGGACGCGAAGCTGCCGTGGGAGGTCGACGGCCAACGCTGGCACACCCGCGATCGCATCACGACGCGGGGGGCGGCGTGCAAGTGGGACGGCGAGGCGCTGTCCTGGGCGGTCGAGCAAGTCGAAGCCCTGGGCGGCTTCTCGCCGACGAACTGGAACTCGCGGTCGGTCGTCGAGATCGTGGCCGAGACCAAATCGCAGGGCTGGTTTCTGCACGGTATGACCGGACACGAGGGCTACCTGTCGCTGGTCTTCCGCGTATCCCGGAATACGTTCAAGCAAGCCGAGCTGACCACCCGGCTCGCGCTCAAGCTCCTCTCGGACATCCCCGGCCTGGAAAACTACAACCGGGACAAACGCGTCGAGGTTTCCCAGCAGAACCGCGGGCTGTGGCAGGAAGTCGTGATCACGGTGGTGAAGAAGGACGAGATTGACACGGCAGTCTTCCGCGCTTTCCTGAAGCAAGCGGCCGACTCGTTTCGCGGTCACCTCACCAAGATGAAGACTTCGGTCGAGGATGTCATGCCGTGGAAGCAGAACGGCGAGCAGTGGCACCTCGGCCCGAAAGGGTTTCCGCCGGGGAAATCGGCGAAGTGGGACACCACGATTTTGCCGCGCATGCTCGCAGTCGTGCGCGAAATCGAGCCCGACATTCTGATCAAGTGGGACACGCGCGACGCGATTCTACTTTACTCACCCGGCATTTCTCACAGCTGGGCGCGGTGGAAGACCAAGGAGGCGGACGTGCTCGACTGCCGCTTCGTCGGCAAGCCGGGCCAGTTCAATCTGGGCCGGTTGGAAGGCATCGGCCGCGACCCGTCGCTGACGCGCGACCGCGCGGACGGGTCCGAGGTACTGACGGTGAAGTTCGCGACGGCCGATCACATTCGCGGGGGGGCGCTGAAGAAGTTGCTCGCCGAACACCTCGCGGGCTTTCGGGAGGCGTTTGAAAACAAGGCCGACTGA
- a CDS encoding Flp family type IVb pilin has protein sequence MKMIKNVVEFLKKEDGPTAVEYAVMLALIVVVCIAAITAIGTNANSTFSAVGSAIKPATAS, from the coding sequence ATGAAGATGATCAAAAACGTCGTCGAGTTTCTGAAGAAGGAAGACGGCCCGACCGCGGTCGAATACGCGGTCATGCTGGCCCTCATCGTCGTCGTCTGCATCGCGGCCATCACCGCGATCGGGACGAACGCCAACAGCACCTTCTCCGCCGTCGGCTCGGCCATCAAGCCCGCCACCGCGAGCTGA
- the selB gene encoding selenocysteine-specific translation elongation factor has product MPRDLILGTAGHIDHGKTSLVRALTGIDCDRLPEEKARGITIDIGFAHLDLGPFRLGIVDVPGHERFIKNMLAGATGMDLAMLVVAADDSVMPQTREHLEILRLLGLKHGVVVLTKADLVDDTTREVVVLEIQELIKGTFLEQAPIVATSARSGTGIEELKAALLGACERVEAKQSAEPFRLAVDRAFVSQGHGTVVTGTVSAGAIAVGDELDWHKGHGAVESVRVRALHNHGRPVDDVRRGQRAAINLAGVPIEEVARGQVLATTSYLVPSKVLTVRLRALADSPRAIRHRLPTRLHIGTAEVMATTSVLDLDQIDPGKWAIAQLFLAEPVAAVWGQPFVLRDSSAEHTLGGGQVLQPVATKLRRRHLASLERVEQLWADDPAIRAAAAGWFAGFDGFKADDLTRTAGIGPDALGETLARLIAGGKIVELVLPHARRLLMQADRVAELETRILDVLSGFHAENPLATNHERGKVLSRLDYVGDEALLQAVTDRLIKRKAAVGDARRVAQADFKPKLSANQRKLKDRIVEDHRAAGFQPPEPQSYVNHTGGNLAALKDIFEVACAEGHLVRVTNDIYLHADADAEMRRAVAQRLRAGPGATVAEIRDLLGTSRKYAVPFCEYLDQIRVTKREGDLRLSADVTANQ; this is encoded by the coding sequence ATGCCGCGCGACCTAATCCTGGGCACCGCCGGACACATCGACCACGGGAAGACGTCCCTCGTCCGCGCGCTGACCGGCATCGATTGCGACCGCCTGCCCGAAGAGAAGGCCCGCGGCATCACCATCGACATCGGGTTCGCCCACCTCGACCTCGGGCCGTTTCGGCTCGGCATTGTCGACGTTCCCGGGCACGAGCGGTTCATCAAGAACATGCTCGCCGGGGCGACCGGGATGGACCTGGCCATGCTCGTCGTCGCGGCCGACGACTCGGTCATGCCCCAGACGCGCGAACACCTCGAAATCCTCCGCCTCCTCGGCCTCAAGCACGGCGTCGTCGTCCTCACGAAAGCGGACCTCGTGGACGACACGACCCGCGAAGTGGTCGTTCTCGAAATTCAAGAACTGATCAAGGGCACGTTTCTGGAACAGGCCCCGATCGTCGCCACGTCCGCCAGGTCCGGGACCGGCATCGAGGAGTTGAAGGCCGCGCTGCTCGGCGCGTGCGAACGAGTCGAGGCCAAACAATCCGCGGAGCCGTTTCGGCTGGCCGTCGACCGCGCGTTCGTGTCGCAGGGGCACGGCACGGTGGTGACGGGAACCGTCTCGGCGGGGGCGATCGCGGTCGGAGACGAACTGGATTGGCACAAGGGTCACGGGGCCGTCGAATCGGTCCGCGTTCGCGCGCTCCACAACCACGGCCGCCCGGTCGACGACGTCCGCCGCGGGCAGCGGGCAGCGATCAATCTGGCCGGCGTGCCGATTGAGGAAGTGGCGAGGGGTCAGGTTCTCGCGACCACCAGTTATCTGGTGCCGAGTAAAGTGCTCACGGTCCGCCTTCGCGCGCTCGCCGACTCCCCACGGGCGATCCGGCACCGGCTGCCCACCCGGTTACACATCGGGACGGCCGAAGTGATGGCGACCACGTCGGTCCTCGATCTCGATCAGATCGACCCAGGTAAATGGGCGATTGCCCAGCTTTTTCTCGCGGAGCCCGTGGCCGCCGTTTGGGGCCAGCCGTTCGTTCTGCGCGATTCCTCGGCGGAACACACGCTCGGGGGCGGTCAGGTTCTCCAACCCGTTGCGACAAAATTGAGGAGACGGCACCTGGCGTCGCTCGAACGGGTCGAACAACTCTGGGCCGATGATCCGGCCATTCGGGCCGCCGCGGCCGGGTGGTTTGCCGGCTTCGACGGTTTCAAAGCCGACGACCTCACACGCACGGCCGGAATTGGTCCGGACGCCCTGGGCGAGACTCTTGCTCGTCTGATTGCGGGCGGAAAGATCGTGGAACTCGTTCTCCCGCACGCCCGCCGGCTGCTCATGCAAGCGGATCGCGTGGCCGAACTGGAAACGCGGATTTTGGACGTGTTAAGCGGATTCCACGCCGAGAACCCACTCGCGACTAACCACGAGCGCGGCAAAGTGCTGTCGCGACTCGACTACGTCGGCGACGAGGCTTTGTTGCAAGCGGTCACGGATCGACTCATCAAGCGAAAGGCGGCCGTGGGCGATGCCCGCCGGGTCGCCCAGGCGGACTTCAAACCGAAGTTGAGCGCCAACCAGCGAAAACTGAAGGACCGTATCGTGGAAGACCATCGTGCAGCCGGCTTTCAACCACCCGAGCCGCAATCCTACGTTAACCACACCGGCGGGAACCTGGCGGCACTCAAAGATATTTTTGAAGTCGCTTGTGCGGAGGGCCACCTCGTCCGCGTGACCAACGATATTTACCTGCACGCGGACGCGGACGCCGAGATGCGACGCGCGGTGGCGCAGCGCCTCCGTGCGGGTCCGGGGGCAACCGTGGCAGAAATCCGCGACCTACTCGGTACGTCACGCAAGTACGCCGTCCCGTTCTGCGAGTACCTGGACCAGATTCGGGTGACTAAACGGGAAGGGGATTTACGCCTGAGCGCAGATGTCACAGCAAACCAGTAA